The Melospiza georgiana isolate bMelGeo1 chromosome Z, bMelGeo1.pri, whole genome shotgun sequence genome contains a region encoding:
- the MOCS2 gene encoding molybdopterin synthase sulfur carrier subunit isoform X2 translates to MRCQVSVLYFARSAELAGLRCETLSVPREITSLQLWEEIVKVHPRLALIRDQVVFAVRQEYVLLGDQLLVLQPGDEVAIIPPISGG, encoded by the exons ATGCGCTGCCAG GTCTCGGTGCTGTATTTCGCCAGGAGCGCGGAGCTGGCGGGGCTGCGCTGCGAGACCCTCTCGGTGCCACGAGAGATcacctctctgcagctctgggaggagaTCGTCAAGGTCCACCCCAG GCTTGCTCTCATCCGGGATCAAGTGGTGTTTGCTGTTCGGCAGGAGTACGTGCTTCTTGGAGAtcagctcctggtcctgcagccTGGAGACGAGGTTGCCATCATCCCACCAATTAGTGGAGGCTGA